The following coding sequences lie in one Deltaproteobacteria bacterium genomic window:
- a CDS encoding M48 family metalloprotease — translation MKRGLFSLTVVSVGFLFLSLADPARHPVGYWSEAYCFSAAKERTLGEKVFHDIQNRMRIVRIPSVQSYIDRLGRNLVSVADRSQFPITFFVLKESEPNAFAIPGGRIFLTSGLLTLVESEDELAGVMSHEIGHVVRRHIAQRIDASKRLNLGTLAGVLAGILVGGSGGGAMMAGTLAMTQSANLRNSRENEFEADRLGLAYMTRAGYDGHAMIRFLKKIYRGTGYNSAFPTYLSTHPGVPARIAFLESMMGSRGETDGQEKFTDELKDIQTRILVVEKGPLESLDYFNGLLEVDPDDALSLLGRALVEKEMGRIGESLEDLKRAHQLKPGDPQILRELGLAFLLVGRTADGVDALERSVSLAGQDAETLQYLGRAYRVQNKLDEAIESYLKAKTLDPDLPGLDKDLGSAYREKGDMGRSHFYYGLYFKRRGQLKYARFHFEKAGELSGQDRRGREEAMRELRRLKP, via the coding sequence ATGAAGCGGGGCCTGTTCAGCCTTACCGTCGTAAGTGTGGGGTTCCTTTTCCTCTCCCTTGCAGATCCCGCACGCCACCCCGTGGGATACTGGAGCGAGGCTTACTGCTTTTCCGCTGCAAAGGAAAGGACACTGGGAGAGAAGGTCTTTCATGACATCCAGAACCGCATGCGGATAGTTCGGATCCCCTCTGTCCAGAGCTATATAGACAGGCTGGGGAGAAATCTCGTCTCGGTGGCCGACCGGAGCCAGTTTCCCATAACCTTTTTTGTCTTGAAGGAATCGGAGCCCAACGCCTTTGCGATCCCCGGGGGAAGAATCTTCCTTACGAGCGGTCTCCTCACCCTGGTGGAGAGCGAGGACGAATTGGCAGGTGTGATGAGCCACGAGATCGGCCATGTGGTGAGGCGCCACATTGCCCAGCGAATCGACGCATCGAAACGACTGAACCTCGGCACTCTGGCAGGTGTGCTGGCAGGCATACTGGTTGGGGGGAGTGGAGGAGGTGCCATGATGGCCGGCACTCTTGCCATGACTCAATCTGCGAATTTGAGAAACAGCCGGGAGAACGAATTCGAAGCCGATCGCCTGGGACTGGCCTATATGACCCGGGCCGGATACGACGGGCACGCAATGATACGCTTCCTTAAGAAGATCTATCGCGGGACGGGATACAACTCGGCGTTTCCCACTTACTTGTCTACCCATCCGGGGGTCCCTGCGAGGATTGCTTTCCTTGAGAGTATGATGGGCAGCCGAGGCGAAACGGATGGACAGGAGAAGTTCACCGACGAGTTGAAGGACATCCAAACCAGGATCCTCGTTGTCGAGAAAGGCCCCTTAGAGTCACTCGACTATTTCAACGGCCTTTTGGAGGTCGATCCTGACGACGCCCTTTCCCTTTTGGGGCGTGCCCTGGTTGAGAAGGAGATGGGGAGAATAGGGGAATCTCTCGAGGATCTGAAGAGGGCCCACCAACTGAAGCCGGGGGATCCTCAAATCCTCAGGGAACTCGGTCTTGCTTTTCTCCTGGTCGGGAGGACCGCCGATGGGGTCGATGCCCTTGAACGCTCGGTTTCCCTGGCAGGGCAGGATGCGGAGACGTTGCAGTATCTCGGAAGAGCCTATCGGGTTCAGAACAAGCTCGACGAGGCCATAGAGAGCTATCTCAAGGCCAAGACCTTGGACCCAGACCTCCCTGGGCTCGACAAGGATCTGGGTTCGGCATACAGGGAGAAGGGGGACATGGGGCGTTCCCACTTCTATTACGGCCTCTACTTCAAGAGGAGGGGCCAGTTGAAATACGCCCGTTTCCATTTCGAGAAGGCCGGCGAACTGTCCGGGCAGGATAGGAGAGGGCGAGAGGAGGCTATGAGAGAGCTGAGACGGCTCAAGCCGTAA
- the metG gene encoding methionine--tRNA ligase subunit beta, translated as MYKSTVIIKNHSLHSHCSTPFGLPERLAPIPRRIKGFQRRDLPYLSSGAGPRFRYSSFQFKTRPALIRDRNIARPPKLLPPCGVLWYTGEHRRDRPEEEVLHRLFAFKDKGRPLNECFHSPKKKGAVMAEQIDYPEWKKMDIRVGEVKQAEDHPNADKLLILRVDVGTEERQLVAGLKGYYRPEELVGRKVIVLVNLKPARLRGVESQGMVLAAVDEARDIVSLITVDGDVPNGAGIE; from the coding sequence ATGTACAAGAGTACCGTCATAATCAAAAATCACTCCCTCCACTCTCATTGTTCCACTCCTTTCGGTCTGCCGGAAAGATTAGCCCCAATCCCGCGCCGTATCAAGGGGTTTCAGAGGAGAGATCTCCCGTATCTCTCATCGGGCGCCGGCCCTCGGTTTCGATACTCCTCCTTCCAGTTCAAAACCCGGCCCGCACTCATACGAGACCGGAACATCGCACGGCCTCCAAAACTCCTGCCCCCCTGTGGTGTTCTGTGGTATACTGGGGAACACAGGCGGGACCGGCCGGAAGAAGAGGTGCTTCATCGACTCTTCGCCTTCAAAGACAAAGGCAGGCCCCTGAATGAGTGTTTTCACAGTCCCAAGAAGAAGGGAGCCGTCATGGCAGAACAGATCGACTATCCCGAGTGGAAAAAGATGGATATCCGCGTGGGCGAAGTCAAGCAAGCCGAGGACCATCCGAATGCAGACAAGCTTCTCATCCTGCGTGTCGATGTGGGTACAGAGGAGCGACAGCTTGTGGCCGGGCTAAAGGGCTACTACCGTCCCGAGGAGCTGGTGGGAAGGAAAGTGATTGTCCTTGTCAATCTCAAACCTGCCAGGCTCCGCGGTGTGGAGAGCCAGGGGATGGTCCTGGCGGCCGTCGATGAGGCCAGGGACATCGTGTCACTGATCACCGTGGATGGAGATGTACCGAACGGGGCCGGGATCGAATAG
- a CDS encoding HAD-IA family hydrolase, translated as MRVEGVIFDYDGTLVHLNLDFDAMRKGVEGLFDSYGLDPAVFKDLHILEAVDKAVHLLSSKDPGGGRSFYERAMQLLTDHEVEAARKGRILPGAVETLRALRHLGIKVGIVTRNCDQAVRIAFPRIEDLCDAFVPRDDVDQVKPHPAHLGSALEKMGIEKPNRCLMVGDHVLDIEAGRRLGMKTAGVLTGRTRAEEFLEAGADLVLQDATQVVDRLRGGDRGGQKGFFQSGKLDIEILTRLLRRYTSTDERVVIGPQIGEDTAAIDMGDRLLVVTTDPITFATEEIGYYSVIVNANDIATSGAQPKWFTANVLLPEKKTTGDLVERIFRQIHRACKEFGISLIGGHTEITHGLDRPILIGHMMGEVRKEALVRTGGARVGDDVLLSKGICIEGTSIIAREKEEELLSMGVSKALIKRAKNFLYDPGISVIRDARLACEAGRVHSMHDVTEGGLANGLHEIAIAAKVGIVVERDRIPLFEESRIVCEAFDLDPLGLIASGALLLTASPGEAERIIEKASVQGVAIARIGRVYEGGPSVILVTEEGEKAVSYFWRDEVTKIFDKPS; from the coding sequence ATGAGAGTGGAGGGAGTGATTTTTGATTATGACGGTACTCTTGTACATTTGAACCTCGATTTTGATGCCATGAGAAAGGGGGTGGAAGGGCTTTTCGATTCCTATGGGCTCGACCCCGCTGTTTTTAAGGATCTCCACATCCTGGAAGCGGTCGACAAAGCCGTCCATTTATTATCCAGTAAGGATCCTGGTGGCGGTCGCTCTTTCTATGAGAGAGCCATGCAACTGCTCACCGACCACGAGGTAGAGGCGGCAAGAAAGGGAAGGATTCTCCCCGGGGCTGTCGAGACGCTGAGGGCGTTGCGACACCTCGGGATCAAGGTGGGAATCGTTACTCGGAACTGCGATCAGGCCGTGCGTATTGCCTTCCCCAGGATCGAGGACCTGTGTGATGCCTTTGTCCCCCGGGACGATGTGGATCAGGTCAAGCCCCACCCGGCCCATCTGGGTTCTGCCCTTGAGAAGATGGGGATAGAGAAACCGAACCGTTGCCTTATGGTGGGAGACCATGTTTTGGATATCGAGGCGGGTCGGCGGCTCGGCATGAAGACCGCCGGTGTACTGACGGGAAGGACAAGGGCCGAGGAGTTTCTGGAAGCCGGAGCCGATCTCGTGCTGCAGGATGCAACCCAGGTTGTGGACCGCCTGCGTGGGGGAGACAGGGGCGGGCAAAAGGGCTTTTTCCAGTCCGGAAAGCTGGATATCGAGATTCTGACCAGACTTCTCAGGCGGTACACCTCCACCGACGAGAGGGTGGTCATCGGGCCTCAGATCGGAGAGGATACGGCGGCGATCGATATGGGAGACAGACTCCTTGTGGTGACCACCGACCCCATCACTTTTGCAACCGAGGAGATCGGTTATTACAGCGTAATCGTGAATGCCAACGATATTGCCACATCGGGTGCCCAGCCCAAATGGTTTACCGCCAACGTTCTCCTGCCGGAAAAGAAGACCACGGGAGACCTGGTGGAGCGCATTTTCAGGCAGATCCATCGGGCCTGCAAAGAATTCGGGATCTCCCTCATCGGAGGCCACACGGAGATTACCCATGGACTCGACCGTCCGATCCTGATCGGTCACATGATGGGTGAGGTGCGAAAAGAGGCGCTGGTCAGAACGGGTGGGGCCCGGGTTGGGGACGACGTCCTTCTGAGCAAGGGGATCTGTATCGAGGGGACCTCGATCATCGCGAGAGAGAAGGAGGAGGAATTGCTATCCATGGGGGTCTCCAAAGCTCTCATCAAGCGGGCCAAGAACTTCCTTTACGACCCCGGCATCAGTGTGATCCGAGACGCCCGCCTGGCCTGTGAAGCAGGCCGGGTCCACTCCATGCATGATGTCACCGAGGGTGGGCTGGCCAACGGTCTCCATGAGATAGCCATTGCGGCAAAGGTGGGAATAGTGGTAGAGAGAGATCGGATTCCGCTGTTCGAGGAATCTCGGATCGTGTGTGAAGCCTTCGACCTCGATCCCCTGGGCCTTATCGCCTCGGGTGCTCTTCTCCTGACGGCATCCCCCGGGGAAGCCGAAAGGATAATCGAGAAGGCTTCTGTGCAAGGAGTGGCGATTGCGAGGATAGGGCGGGTCTACGAGGGAGGACCGTCTGTAATCCTGGTTACAGAGGAGGGGGAAAAGGCCGTGAGCTATTTCTGGAGGGACGAGGTGACAAAGATCTTCGACAAACCGTCCTAG
- the cas6 gene encoding CRISPR system precrRNA processing endoribonuclease RAMP protein Cas6 — translation MPHSVVFHCVAEQDLDGDLLRGRGMLDLAFQLFGRVDPRLTASMVEGKEKPFTVSPFFAKRWPSGPRAGYEGVDPLLRGRSSIRAGTPCRFRITLLEDRLFQSMAGLIGDSGLVLSVGGRPLRVGHIISSSQPSDPWPRSQSYAQLNEEASSTSRELRLQFVTPTVFKRQGMALPLPDPQMVFRGFLRSWKWFAFIPLSSDLESFLDSHVVLKDFRISRTTFDTGERVEPSFTGWGRFVLAGRHHERHIKEFNLLGDYSFYCGTGAYRERGMGMTRRL, via the coding sequence ATGCCTCATTCGGTAGTCTTTCACTGCGTGGCAGAGCAGGATCTCGACGGGGATCTTCTCCGGGGCAGAGGAATGCTGGATCTGGCTTTCCAGCTTTTCGGCCGGGTTGATCCTCGTTTGACAGCTTCCATGGTAGAGGGAAAGGAGAAGCCCTTCACGGTTTCCCCGTTTTTCGCAAAGCGATGGCCTTCGGGGCCGAGGGCCGGCTATGAGGGAGTCGATCCCCTGCTGAGGGGGAGGTCGTCGATCAGGGCCGGGACGCCATGTAGATTCCGGATCACTCTTCTGGAGGACAGGTTGTTCCAGAGTATGGCCGGTCTGATTGGAGATTCGGGTCTGGTTCTTTCCGTGGGTGGAAGGCCGCTTCGGGTAGGCCATATCATCTCTTCGAGCCAGCCCTCTGATCCGTGGCCCCGGTCTCAGAGCTACGCCCAACTGAACGAAGAGGCGTCGTCTACCTCCAGGGAGCTGCGCCTCCAATTCGTCACCCCCACGGTCTTCAAGCGTCAGGGTATGGCTCTGCCGTTGCCGGATCCTCAGATGGTATTCAGGGGGTTTCTCCGGAGTTGGAAGTGGTTTGCCTTTATTCCCCTGTCCAGCGATCTCGAGAGCTTTCTCGATTCTCACGTCGTCCTGAAGGATTTCCGGATCTCCAGAACGACCTTCGACACGGGTGAGAGGGTCGAGCCGTCCTTTACCGGATGGGGCCGCTTCGTGCTTGCCGGGCGGCACCACGAGAGGCACATCAAGGAATTCAACCTCCTCGGAGACTACAGTTTCTACTGCGGCACGGGGGCCTACAGGGAGAGAGGCATGGGCATGACCCGGAGGCTGTGA
- a CDS encoding lytic transglycosylase domain-containing protein has protein sequence MIKLVRTHPLHLQATPPRDASPSPLSLRGRLDPLDFGALFRQSLLRTAGQPASGPKPLAPVAGLLGSLLLLNQSLTRTEPPRATGAQIRESDSPSLPRAEPGDFDPLIEEASRRFGVARPLIKAVIKAESDFNPQARSPSGATGLMQLLPSTAKDLGVTDLYDPRQNVMGGTRYLAMLLNRYRGDIESALAAYNWGPGNLERSRGRIPAETKQYVHRVMKHLDTLST, from the coding sequence ATGATCAAGCTGGTCAGAACCCACCCTTTACATCTCCAGGCAACCCCACCACGGGATGCGAGCCCGTCCCCCCTCTCCCTCCGTGGGCGGCTCGACCCCCTCGACTTCGGCGCCCTGTTCCGCCAGAGTCTGCTGCGAACGGCCGGGCAGCCTGCCTCAGGCCCGAAGCCCTTGGCTCCCGTGGCTGGTCTCCTGGGATCGCTTCTCTTGTTGAACCAGTCCCTGACCCGCACGGAACCTCCCCGCGCCACTGGGGCTCAGATCAGGGAGTCCGACTCACCCTCTCTTCCCCGGGCGGAACCCGGGGATTTCGACCCGCTGATTGAAGAGGCCTCCCGTCGCTTCGGTGTGGCAAGACCCCTCATCAAGGCCGTAATAAAGGCTGAAAGCGACTTCAACCCACAAGCGAGATCTCCATCCGGGGCCACGGGACTGATGCAACTCCTCCCCTCAACGGCAAAGGATCTCGGCGTCACGGATCTCTATGATCCGAGACAAAACGTGATGGGTGGTACGAGGTACCTGGCCATGTTGCTCAACCGGTATCGAGGAGATATCGAATCGGCTCTCGCCGCCTATAACTGGGGCCCCGGCAATCTCGAAAGAAGCCGTGGCCGGATTCCCGCTGAAACGAAGCAATACGTCCACAGAGTCATGAAACACCTGGACACCCTCTCGACATAG
- a CDS encoding zinc ribbon domain-containing protein, protein MKCAKCGTENPEGANFCKKCGTRLPSTVLCWKCKYENPPDSIYCNQCGSRLSPGRSSRKICQSCGFPNDPAAEYCTVCNQKLRS, encoded by the coding sequence ATGAAGTGTGCGAAATGCGGGACTGAGAACCCGGAAGGGGCTAATTTCTGCAAGAAGTGCGGTACTCGGTTGCCTTCTACCGTTCTTTGCTGGAAATGCAAGTATGAGAATCCGCCCGATTCGATCTACTGCAACCAGTGCGGATCCCGCCTCTCCCCTGGAAGATCCTCCCGAAAAATCTGCCAGAGCTGCGGATTTCCAAACGACCCTGCTGCGGAATACTGTACGGTTTGTAACCAGAAACTCCGCAGCTGA
- a CDS encoding PilZ domain-containing protein, with translation MVPDKGRNKRAGVVWVDRRRHCRYLLEIPIDWTDGKVGGVSTGLTSNASEGGIMAFMGERVEVGTALNVTLVFRLGFSLASMEAPSVVVWREDVWKEYLGSYRYGLRFLGLDPADLRRLRRLFGNLERQETLYVPVHSGLTQTGPLPLNPLDHP, from the coding sequence ATGGTTCCGGACAAGGGAAGAAATAAGAGGGCAGGGGTAGTGTGGGTGGATCGGAGGAGACACTGCCGCTACCTGCTGGAAATCCCCATCGACTGGACCGACGGGAAAGTAGGTGGTGTGTCCACCGGGCTGACCTCAAACGCCAGTGAGGGAGGTATCATGGCTTTTATGGGGGAGCGGGTAGAGGTCGGCACCGCCCTGAACGTAACCCTTGTGTTTCGTCTGGGCTTCTCTCTGGCTTCCATGGAGGCCCCGTCGGTGGTCGTGTGGCGGGAGGACGTGTGGAAGGAATATCTTGGCAGCTACCGGTACGGACTAAGGTTCCTCGGTCTCGACCCTGCTGATTTGAGAAGGCTGAGGAGGCTTTTCGGGAATCTGGAGCGACAGGAGACACTCTATGTCCCGGTCCACAGCGGATTGACCCAGACAGGCCCTCTACCTCTGAACCCGTTGGACCATCCCTGA